In Oryzihumus leptocrescens, the following are encoded in one genomic region:
- a CDS encoding 2TM domain-containing protein, producing the protein MTTMPAGQEPVPSDRAGQPAQPAAASERELARKRLEARRGLTAHVVSYVVINAFLIGVWALTGRGYFWPIWVLAGWGVGLVLNAWDVLWRKPITEADIEAEMRKGPPQD; encoded by the coding sequence ATGACGACCATGCCCGCCGGTCAGGAGCCGGTCCCCTCCGACCGTGCCGGCCAACCGGCGCAGCCCGCCGCGGCGAGCGAGCGCGAGCTTGCCCGCAAGCGGCTCGAGGCCCGTCGGGGGCTGACCGCGCACGTGGTCTCCTACGTCGTGATCAACGCCTTCCTCATCGGGGTGTGGGCACTGACCGGGCGCGGCTACTTCTGGCCCATCTGGGTCCTCGCCGGGTGGGGCGTCGGCCTCGTCCTCAACGCCTGGGACGTGCTGTGGCGCAAGCCGATCACCGAGGCCGACATCGAGGCCGAGATGCGCAAGGGACCACCCCAGGACTGA
- a CDS encoding NAD(P)-dependent alcohol dehydrogenase: MSRTAALSAASAGAPLQATTIETRELRDDDVLIDVKFAGICHSDIHQVREEWGPAIFPMVPGHEIAGVVSEVGSGVTKYKVGDRVGVGCMVDSCGECEYCKDGEEQFCTKGAVMTYNGEGYDGEKTKGGYSQQVVVSERFAVRIPDALELDVAAPLLCAGITTFNPLKRWGAGPGKKVAVVGMGGLGHMGVKFAAALGAEVTVLSRSLAKQEDAKAFGATDHRSTADEQTFEDLKGSFDLILNTVSANLPVDAYLSLLKPLGALVNVGAPSDPDTFAAFSLIGGSKVLAGSNIGGIAQTQEMLDFAAKHGIGATIETISADQVNEAYEKVVSSGVRYRYVIDTATIGA; this comes from the coding sequence ATGTCCCGCACTGCTGCCCTGTCCGCCGCCTCCGCCGGCGCGCCCCTGCAGGCCACCACGATCGAGACCCGCGAGCTGCGCGACGACGACGTGCTGATCGACGTCAAGTTCGCCGGCATCTGCCACAGCGACATCCACCAGGTCCGCGAGGAGTGGGGCCCGGCCATCTTCCCGATGGTCCCCGGCCACGAGATCGCCGGTGTGGTGTCGGAGGTCGGCTCCGGCGTGACGAAGTACAAGGTCGGCGACCGCGTGGGCGTCGGCTGCATGGTCGACTCCTGCGGCGAGTGTGAGTACTGCAAGGACGGCGAGGAGCAGTTCTGCACCAAGGGCGCCGTCATGACCTACAACGGCGAGGGCTACGACGGCGAGAAGACGAAGGGCGGCTACAGCCAGCAGGTCGTCGTCTCCGAGCGCTTCGCCGTGCGCATCCCCGACGCCCTCGAGCTCGACGTCGCGGCGCCGCTGCTGTGCGCCGGCATCACGACCTTCAACCCGCTCAAGCGCTGGGGCGCCGGCCCGGGCAAGAAGGTCGCCGTCGTCGGCATGGGCGGCCTGGGCCACATGGGCGTGAAGTTCGCGGCCGCGCTCGGCGCCGAGGTGACCGTCCTGAGCCGGTCGCTGGCCAAGCAGGAGGACGCGAAGGCCTTCGGCGCCACCGACCACCGCTCCACCGCCGACGAGCAGACGTTCGAGGACCTCAAGGGCTCCTTCGACCTGATCCTCAACACGGTCAGCGCGAACCTGCCGGTCGACGCCTACCTGTCCCTGCTCAAGCCGCTCGGCGCCCTGGTCAACGTGGGCGCCCCGAGCGACCCCGACACGTTCGCCGCGTTCTCGCTCATCGGCGGCAGCAAGGTCCTGGCCGGCTCCAACATCGGCGGCATCGCCCAGACCCAGGAGATGCTCGACTTCGCCGCGAAGCACGGCATCGGCGCCACGATCGAGACGATCAGCGCCGACCAGGTCAACGAGGCCTACGAGAAGGTCGTGTCCTCCGGTGTGCGCTACCGCTACGTCATCGACACCGCGACCATCGGCGCCTGA
- a CDS encoding RecB family exonuclease — MSQTSGAPVQQAFGGMPTPLYSASPSRLLTWLDCPRRYRMTYLDRPRPVARPQRAHTSFGVAVHNALRDYWDLAPVDRTPAAGARLVRSSWIDLGFRNPEQSARWREKAQAQVAAYLEGVDPQAAPLGIERTVALKTGSLALNGRIDRLDERDGRLAVVDYKTSRVAPTADDARTSLPLALYAVASSRMFRRPCTTVELHHVPTGEVVTHEHTPESLQRKVAEAESIASDLRRADADYKEVGVVSRHFAPRTSPLCTWCDFRAHCPEGQAMGPEKSSWAALEPDGVPVQD, encoded by the coding sequence ATGAGCCAGACCTCGGGCGCGCCCGTCCAGCAGGCGTTCGGCGGCATGCCGACCCCGCTCTACTCCGCGAGCCCGAGCCGGCTGCTGACCTGGCTGGACTGCCCGCGCCGCTACCGCATGACCTACCTCGACCGGCCCCGCCCGGTCGCCCGGCCGCAGCGCGCGCACACCTCCTTCGGCGTGGCCGTGCACAACGCCCTGCGCGACTACTGGGACCTCGCGCCGGTCGACCGCACCCCGGCGGCGGGCGCCCGGCTGGTCCGCAGCTCCTGGATCGACCTCGGCTTCCGCAACCCGGAGCAGTCCGCGCGGTGGCGGGAGAAGGCGCAGGCCCAGGTCGCGGCCTACCTGGAGGGGGTCGACCCGCAGGCCGCTCCGCTCGGCATCGAGCGCACGGTCGCGCTCAAGACCGGGTCGCTGGCGCTCAACGGCCGCATCGACCGGCTCGACGAGCGCGACGGCCGGCTCGCCGTCGTCGACTACAAGACCAGCCGGGTGGCCCCGACCGCGGACGACGCCCGCACCTCCCTGCCCCTGGCGCTGTATGCCGTGGCCTCCTCCCGCATGTTCCGCCGGCCATGCACCACGGTCGAGCTCCACCACGTGCCGACCGGCGAGGTGGTGACCCACGAGCACACGCCGGAGTCGCTGCAGCGCAAGGTCGCCGAGGCCGAGTCGATCGCCAGCGACCTGCGCCGGGCGGACGCCGACTACAAGGAGGTGGGGGTGGTGTCGCGTCACTTCGCCCCGCGCACCTCGCCGCTGTGCACCTGGTGCGACTTCCGGGCGCACTGCCCGGAGGGCCAGGCCATGGGCCCGGAGAAGTCCTCGTGGGCTGCGCTGGAGCCCGACGGGGTGCCGGTCCAGGACTGA
- a CDS encoding ParA family protein → MANQKGGVAKTTSVASLGAAFAEHGKRVLLVDLDAQACLTFSLGVDPDEVETSINEVLLGKVDAAEARVACEDGVDLIPSMIELAGAEAQLLPRPGREYVLRTALEPLTGDYDVILIDCSPSLGVLTLNALTAAHGLVIPMPCEMLSHRGVGQLLDTVADVQRILNRDLEVLGILPTMYDGRSNHAQAVLADVGERYDLPVLSPPIPKTVRFAEAPAVGRSILTTARTSRGAKAYRDVAAALVKSL, encoded by the coding sequence GTGGCCAACCAGAAGGGCGGGGTCGCCAAGACGACCTCCGTGGCCTCCCTGGGCGCGGCGTTCGCCGAGCACGGCAAGCGGGTGCTGCTGGTCGACCTCGACGCCCAGGCGTGCCTGACCTTCAGCCTCGGCGTCGACCCGGACGAGGTGGAGACCAGCATCAACGAGGTGCTGCTCGGCAAGGTCGACGCGGCCGAGGCCCGGGTCGCCTGCGAGGACGGCGTCGACCTGATCCCGAGCATGATCGAGCTCGCGGGCGCCGAGGCCCAGCTGCTGCCCCGCCCCGGCCGCGAGTACGTCCTGCGCACCGCGTTGGAGCCGTTGACCGGCGACTACGACGTCATCCTCATCGACTGCTCCCCGTCGCTGGGGGTGCTGACGCTCAACGCGCTCACCGCCGCGCACGGCCTGGTCATCCCGATGCCGTGCGAGATGCTCAGCCACCGCGGTGTCGGCCAGCTGCTCGACACCGTCGCCGACGTGCAGCGCATCCTCAACCGCGACCTCGAGGTCCTCGGCATCCTGCCGACGATGTACGACGGGCGCAGCAACCACGCCCAGGCGGTGCTGGCCGACGTGGGGGAGCGCTACGACCTGCCGGTCCTGAGCCCACCGATCCCCAAGACGGTGCGCTTCGCCGAGGCACCGGCCGTGGGCCGCTCGATCCTCACCACGGCCCGCACCTCGCGCGGGGCGAAGGCCTACCGCGACGTCGCCGCAGCGTTGGTGAAGAGCCTCTGA